Proteins from one Cryptomeria japonica chromosome 4, Sugi_1.0, whole genome shotgun sequence genomic window:
- the LOC131074685 gene encoding protein TIC 20-II, chloroplastic has protein sequence MNALMLISGPVYGAKPFLFRSGTCRTTLPLRCRKLEIEKKNINPQIRQKRSAIAVQCVVPAAERMVAALGYALPFFNGMQYGRSLMMQYPAVELVFRPLFPLVETYHSIPYASFVAFFGLYLGVVRNPAFSRYVRFNAMQAVVVDVLLALPMIFQRILSPSRGGPLLNLFLLAYSVLFLCIVFGFLYALVSCILGTTPTIPFVADAADAQL, from the coding sequence ATGAATGCGCTAATGCTGATTTCGGGTCCTGTGTATGGCGCGAAGCCTTTTTTGTTTAGGTCAGGAACATGTAGAACAACATTGCCACTCAGGTGCAGAAAACtggagattgagaagaaaaatataaACCCCCAAATAAGGCAGAAGAGAAGTGCAATAGCGGTGCAATGCGTGGTACCGGCAGCGGAGCGCATGGTAGCAGCTCTGGGCTACGCGCTCCCCTTTTTCAACGGCATGCAATACGGGCGCTCTCTAATGATGCAGTACCCCGCGGTGGAACTTGTATTCCGCCCCCTCTTCCCTCTGGTTGAGACCTATCATTCCATTCCCTACGCGTCCTTCGTTGCCTTCTTCGGCCTCTATTTAGGCGTGGTGAGGAATCCCGCCTTTAGTCGCTACGTTCGTTTCAATGCAATGCAGGCGGTGGTAGTGGATGTACTGCTGGCCTTGCCCATGATATTTCAGCGCATTCTGAGCCCCTCCCGTGGTGGCCCCCTACTTAATCTCTTCCTGCTCGCCTACAGCGTGCTCTTCCTCTGTATCGTTTTCGGTTTTCTCTATGCCCTGGTTTCTTGCATCCTTGGAACCACCCCCACTATACCCTTTGTTGCAGATGCTGCTGATGCACAGTTATAG